In Bacteroidota bacterium, a single genomic region encodes these proteins:
- the rhuM gene encoding RhuM family protein — FFATVQNKLHWAITKQTAAEIIVSRADHKKDKMGLTSWKTSPDGKIRKSDVSIAKNYLSEKELKPLNRIVTMYLDYAEHQAEKGIAMTMKDWVEKLDAFLKFNQEDILHNAGKVTAAIAKAFAEKEYDSYKPIQELLFESDFDKMIKKQINPKNDL; from the coding sequence AGTTTTTTGCAACAGTCCAGAACAAACTTCATTGGGCAATTACAAAGCAAACAGCAGCAGAGATAATTGTTTCAAGAGCCGACCACAAAAAGGATAAAATGGGATTGACATCATGGAAAACTTCACCTGATGGCAAAATACGGAAATCCGATGTTTCTATCGCTAAGAACTATCTCTCTGAAAAAGAACTAAAACCATTAAACCGTATTGTTACTATGTATCTTGATTACGCAGAGCATCAGGCAGAAAAAGGCATAGCAATGACAATGAAAGACTGGGTTGAAAAATTAGATGCTTTTTTGAAATTTAATCAAGAAGACATACTGCATAATGCAGGCAAAGTAACAGCAGCAATAGCAAAAGCATTTGCAGAAAAAGAATACGACAGTTATAAACCTATTCAAGAACTTTTGTTTGAAAGCGATTTTGATAAAATGATAAAAAAACAAATCAATCCTAAAAATGACCTATAA
- a CDS encoding DNA-binding protein produces MLKSYDWAKEQRKQGNCIVCGNHSQIEKDVFEILLKGKQPLVLVLPRSLKKRWEPKILKAVIKNRLLIISPFDDNSNSRITRENAIKKNETIISLGNKIVVGYKSKNGQLENLLNGKKHEQL; encoded by the coding sequence GTGCTTAAAAGTTATGATTGGGCAAAAGAACAGCGAAAGCAAGGAAACTGCATTGTCTGTGGCAACCACTCGCAAATAGAAAAAGATGTTTTTGAAATATTGCTAAAAGGAAAACAGCCTTTAGTTTTAGTACTGCCAAGAAGTCTAAAGAAAAGATGGGAACCTAAAATTTTAAAGGCAGTGATTAAAAACAGGCTCTTGATTATTAGTCCATTTGATGATAATTCAAATAGTAGAATAACCCGTGAAAATGCCATCAAGAAAAATGAAACTATTATTTCATTGGGAAATAAAATAGTAGTTGGTTATAAATCAAAAAACGGACAATTAGAAAATTTATTAAATGGAAAAAAGCATGAACAATTATAG